The Canis lupus familiaris isolate Mischka breed German Shepherd chromosome 27, alternate assembly UU_Cfam_GSD_1.0, whole genome shotgun sequence genome window below encodes:
- the LPAR5 gene encoding lysophosphatidic acid receptor 5, translating into MLTASANSSVPPCPDYRVTHRLHMVAYSLVLAAGLPLNALALWVFLRALRVHSVVSVYMCNLAASDLLFTLSLPVRISYYALHHWPFSDLLCQTAGAVFQTNMYGSCIFLTLINVDRYAAIVHPLRLRHLRRPRVARLLCLGVWALILVFAVPTVLVHRPSPCSYDGGRARLCFESFGDKLWKGGLLPLVLLAEALGFLLPLAAMLYSSGRVFWTLARPDATRSRRRRKTVRLLLANLVIFLLCFVPYNATLAVYGLLRGNLVAAGSEACDRVRQVLMVMVLLASANCVLDPLVYYFSAEGFRNTLRGLGTWHRARTLATNGAQGALAERLTETTCIAGPAPASRVPPASSPGGTPLTQRREDSAL; encoded by the coding sequence ATGCTGACCGCCTCGGCCAACAGCTCCGTCCCCCCATGCCCCGACTACCGGGTCACCCACCGCCTGCACATGGTGGCCTACAGCCTGGTGCTGGCCGCGGGGCTCCCCCTCAACGCGCTGGCCCTCTGGGTCTTCCTGCGCGCGCTGCGCGTGCACTCCGTGGTCAGCGTGTACATGTGCAACCTGGCGGCCAGCGACCTGCTCTTCACGCTCTCGCTGCCCGTGCGCATCTCCTACTACGCCCTGCACCACTGGCCCTTCTCCGACCTCCTGTGTCAGACGGCCGGCGCCGTCTTCCAGACCAACATGTACGGCAGCTGCATCTTCCTGACCCTCATTAACGTGGACCGCTACGCGGCCATCGTGCACCCACTGCGGCTGCGCCACCTGCGGCGGCCCCGCGTGGCGCGGCTGCTGTGCCTGGGCGTGTGGGCGCTCATCCTGGTGTTCGCCGTGCCCACCGTCCTGGTGCACCGGCCCTCGCCCTGCAGCTACGACGGCGGCCGGGCGCGGCTGTGCTTCGAGAGCTTCGGCGACAAGCTGTGGAAGGGCGGGCTGCTGCCGCTCGTGCTGCTGGCCGAGGCGCTGGGCTTCCTGCTGCCGCTCGCGGCCATGCTCTACTCGTCGGGCCGGGTCTTCTGGACCCTGGCGCGGCCCGACGCCACGCGGAGCCGGCGGCGGCGGAAGACCGTGCGCCTCCTGCTGGCCAACCTCGTCATCTTCCTGCTGTGCTTCGTGCCCTACAACGCCACGCTGGCCGTCTACGGGCTGCTGCGGGGCAACCTGGTGGCGGCCGGCAGCGAGGCCTGCGACCGCGTGCGCCAGGTGCTCATGGTGATGGTGCTGCTGGCCAGCGCCAACTGCGTGCTGGACCCGCTGGTGTACTACTTCAGCGCCGAGGGCTTCCGCAACACCCTGCGCGGCCTGGGCACTTGGCACCGTGCCAGGACCTTGGCCACCaacggggcgcagggggcgctGGCCGAGCGGCTCACCGAGACCACCTGCATCGCCGGGCCGGCTCCCGCCAGCCGAGTGCCTCCCGCGTCCTCCCCCGGGGGGACGCCCTTGACCCAGCGCCGGGAGGACTCGGCCCTCTGA